One window of the Scyliorhinus torazame isolate Kashiwa2021f chromosome 24, sScyTor2.1, whole genome shotgun sequence genome contains the following:
- the LOC140399993 gene encoding histone H2B-like — MADEKKPTSKPASKKGAKKVIKKPAVKGGKKRRRSRKESYSIYIYKVMKQVHPDTGISSKAMSIMNSFVNDIFERIAGEASRLAHYNKRSTISSREIQTAVRLLLPGELAKHAVSEGTKAVTKYTSSK, encoded by the coding sequence atggctgacgagaagaaaccaacatcgaaaccagcttccaagaagggagccaagaaagtcattaagaaaccggcagtaaagggcggcaagaagcggcgaagatcgaggaaggagagttactccatctacatctacaaagtgatgaagcaggttcaccccgacactggcatctcctccaaggccatgagcatcatgaactccttcgtcaacgatattttcgagcgcatcgcgggtgaggcttcccgcctggcccattacaacaagcgcagcaccatcagctcccgggagatccagaccgccgtgcgcctgctgctgcccggggaactggccaagcacgctgtgtcggaagggacaaaggcggtgaccaagtacaccagctccaagtaa
- the LOC140400106 gene encoding histone H2B 7-like: MAEDKKAPAPKKGAKKTQKKAPVKGNKKRRRARKESYSIYIYKVMKQVHPDTGISSKAMSIMNSFVNDIFERIAGEASRLAHYNKRSTISSREIQTAVRLLLHGELAKHAVSEGTKAVTKYTSSK, translated from the coding sequence ATGGCGGAGGACAAGAAAGCTCCAGCTCCCAAGAAGGGCGCTAAGAAAACCCAGAAGAAGGCACCAGTAAAAGGCAACAAGAAGAGGAGACGagccaggaaggagagttactccatctacatctacaaagtgatgaagcaggttcaccccgacaccggcatctcctccaaggccatgagcatcatgaactccttcgtcaacgatattttcgagcgcatcgcgggtgaggcttcccgcctggcccattacaacaagcgcagcaccatcagctcccgggagatccagaccgccgtgcgcctgctgctgcatggggaactggccaagcacgccgtgtcggaagggacaaaggcggtgaccaagtacaccagctccaagtaa